In Erythrobacter sp. KY5, the DNA window ACGGTGGTGAGCACGACCTTGGTGCGCTTCGCCATCGCTTCCATCGCCTCGCGGCTGTCGGCATCGGCCACGACCAGCGGCGTATCGTCGGGCGCGCCGATCAGCGTGCGCACGTCTTCGAGCTTCGCCTGATTGCGACCCGCCATCGCCCATTTGGGTGCGTTATCGCGGTTGCCGTAATGCGTGGTCAGATACTCCGCGACCAGGCGGCCGGTGTAACCGGTTGCGCCATAGACGATGATGTCGAATTCGCGGGTCTCTTTGCTGTCAGCCATATTCACTCTCCTTTGGTCCCCCAATTGCCCCCCATGTGGGGGTGCGGGAAGGCTGAGTCAAAGACCATTTCGAGCAGGATGCCGAGCGCGTCCGGCGGGTGAGAAGTGGACCGGATGTTACACGGTCCAGAGGCAAAAACGGCCAATGTGTCACCGTGGGTGCAAAAAGTGTCACTCTAGGCCTCAAAGTGTCACCCTTTGCGCCGAAAGCGTCACTGTAGCGCCGGGCAAAGTGTGACCCTTCAGGGCGGCAAGTGTCACCTTTATAATGCGGCGCTCGATGGCAAGGGCACGCTGCAAAGGCAGCGATAGGCGACGAGGCGGGGGCGTGTTGCATCGCCGAACTTGAAGCAGAAAAGCGCTGAGTAGGAAAATCCTGCGCCCGCTCGCTCGGGCATCGTGGAACGCGCGAGGCTGGAAGAGAGTTGGAAGAGGTGAAACCACCAGCGTCCGCAGGCGTTGATCACATTCCACCCCAGCCCATGAGGAGCCTACCCCGCCCATGTCCCACACCCTCTCCCTGCAAGCCATCCGCCCGCTCACCCACAATGTGCAGGAACTGACCTTTGATCGGCCCGATGGCTATGAATTCACGCCGGGACAGGCGACCGATTTCGCATTAGACCGCGATGGCTGGCGCGAGGAAAAGCGCCCCTTCACCTTCACCTCGCTCCCCGATGCCGAGCATCTGCAATTCACGATCAAGTCCTACCCCTCGCATGACGGCGTGACCGAGCAGATCGGGATGATGAAGGCAGGCGACGGCGTCATCATCGAAGACCCGTGGGGCGCGATCGAGGACAAGGGGCCGGGCACGATCATTGCGGGCGGAGCGGGGCTGACCCCGATGCTCTCGATCCTGCGCGCGCGTCAGGCGAGCCATGGCGATCTCGATGGCTATCGCCTGATCTTCTCCAACTCACGCGAGAAGGACATCATCCTTCGCGAGGAACTGGAGCGCATGCCCGGCCTCGCGCTCGACCTGCTGCTGAGCGAAGAGGACACGCAAGGCACCCATCATGGCCAGATCGATGCCGACTATCTCGACGGTGCAGGGCTCGATTTCAGCGAAACCTTCTACCTGTGCGGCCCGCCGCCGATGGAAGAAGACGTATCGACGCTTTTGGCGGCGCGAGGCGTGAGCGAAGATCGACTGGTGCGCGAGCACTAGGGGTGTCTGGAATGAGTGGGAAGGGGGCGGTCGGCTCTTGGCGGACGAGGCCTACATGCTGCCTTTCGAACACACCGATGGCGTCACTCGACGGGTCGTTTACCATCAACCCGGGGAGCTGTGCGTGGTAGCTGCGCTCGGGCAATTAGTGGCAGGACCTGAAGCATACCGCCCCGGATTTGCTGCCACATAGCCGCCAAGATGATGGCCACGATGCCTGTGATCGTCAGCGAAATCGCAAACAGATCAAGACCAAGTAAAGAGAATAAAGTGAATTTCAGGAACAGAGTTCCGATAAGTGCCATACTCACGCGATCAAACAGAACTGCGTATATGAAGTAGGATAGAAATGCCATCATGGCTACACAGCTCGCCGCAGGCGAAGTCATCGTGATTTGCTTGAGCGAAGTCGCAATTGGCGGCCCTGGATGCGCAAAAGACTCGTAAAGGAGAAAGAACTGCCCGGCGATTGTTATGCCGCCTATGACGTGAAGCCAGAATGCGACATCAGACCTCGAGGTTTCGCGGTAGACATCGCTCATGTCGTGCCAGCACGCCAGCGCCAGAGAGATGACAGCGAAACCTGTAGGCCACATAACGAAGTTCCACGTCGAAGGCGTCCCGACGATGATAATGGCTATCTCGCCGCCCAGAACAAGGATCGCTGCCATCATTACGGCGAATGCCAGCGGGAGGCGATAAGCTAACCAGAAGGCGGCTGCAGTGATGGCGGCAGCGCCGAACATGATAGCCGAATGCTCCGCTTCGAATGGCGCGCCCTCAGCTACTCCGGTGTCGATCGAGGTAATCAATCCGAGCGACATGTCTGCTATACCGAAAACAGAGCCCGCCAGAAGCACCATGAGCGGAATGCCTTCGCCGCGAGCATGGAAGTGCGCGGACACCGCGAAAGCGAGCGCTGCAACGATCAGACCCGCGAACGAGCCCACGAACATTCTGGCAATGATCATGAGGCCTGCCAGGACGACGAGAATGGCGAAAGCGGCAAACATCGACTTTGCTGAATATGAAATTGGCCTGTCGGTCGCGCGATCCCGGCTCGGCGAATGATCGGACAGATCGTTCAGGCTCGCTCGAATGCGCGTTGCGGCGGCATCGGATATCCCGCTGGCCCCTAAAGCTGCTTCCAGATTTCGCCTGTCATATAATCGCGACACCGGCTGCTCCTAGTGCGGAAAGGGTGCCTTATGTCATTCGAGCCTATACATTTCCCTAATTCGTAAAGTCGTGCCGCGAGCGTTGCTAGGCACTCACGGGAGGTAGGCCGTGTACGCCACACGAGGTGTCAGCTTTTCATCCCCTTTATCTCGCGAAGCGGCGCAGATTATCGGAACTAAAATCTCTGCTCGCTGCGTCGGACATTTGGGCGCCAAGCCGACAACACACGGTTTCTCGTGAACGACCGCTTTTGGCGACAGCTTGAAGTCGCCGCTACAACCGATACTAGGGTCGTAAGCAGTCATGGAGGCTGCTTCTATAACCGAGGCAGCGTCACGCCCTTCTGGCCCATATATTTGCCTGCCCGGTCGGCATAGGTGACTTCGGGGCGTTCGTTGCCCTTGAGGAACAGGAACTGGCACGCGCCTTCATTGGCGTAGATCTTGGCCGGTAGCGGTGTGGTGTTCGAAAATTCGAGCGTCACGTGACCCTCCCAACCCGGCTCCAGCGGGGTGACGTTCACGATGATCCCGCAGCGCGCATAGGTGCTCTTGCCGAGGCAGATGACGAGCACGTCTTCGGGGATGCGGAAATATTCGACCGTGCGGGCGAGCGCGAAGGAGTTGGGCGGAATGACGCACACGTCCTGATTACGGTCGACGAAGGAGTTCGAGGCGAAGTCCTTGGGGTCGACCACCGCGCTGTCGACATTGGTGAAGATCTTGAATTCGGGCGCGACGCGCGCGTCGTAGCCGAAGCTCGACAGCCCGTAGGAAATGCACCCTTCGCGCCGCTGCGCCTCGACGAACGGCTCGATCATGCCGTGCTGCTGCGCCTGCTCGCGAATCCACTTGTCGGAAAGAATTGCCATGGCCTCAAGTGATTCCCGATTGCTCGGCGCGCGGCAAGCGCGGGCGCGGTTTTATCCGGCGGAGTCTTGCGCTCGCATCGCCGGGCCGACCCTGCGCGCAGGTCCGGCAGAGGCCACGACGCTCCTTTGATCAGGGCGGCGGGGCAACGCCCTGCACGACGGTGGCGACGTTCGACGTGCCGATCTGACCGACGCTTGAGAAACTGCCAAGCGTGTCAAACTGGCTGACATCGGCGCTGTTCAGCGTGCCGCCCTGGAAGATCTGGCTCGAATTGCCCGCGCCAAGCTGGGTGAGCAGCGCTTCGTTATCCGAGCCGCCGCCATTGGTGCTGTTCTGGTCGATCAGGCTTTCGTTCGAAGTGCCTTCCTGCAAAACGAACGCCTCGTTGAGCGACTGTTCCTGAACGATTGTGCTGCGATTGCTCGTCCCGTCCTGCCTCACGTCGGCGAAGTTGTCTTCAGCAACGCTCACACGGTTCTGGTCGATGTCGCTGAAATTGGCTGTGCCGATCTGCACCACGGTGGCGTCGTTCAGGTCTTCGTCCTGAAGGATAAAGCTCTCGTTGTCGGTGCCGTCCTGCGTCACGTCAGCGATCTGGAAGTCGCCGCTGCCCAAGATATTCTGCTGAATGGTGCTTTCGTTGCCGGTGCCGTCCTGGTCGACGAATGCCTGATTATCGTCGCTGGTGCCAGAATTGCCCTGGACGACATTGCTGACATTCGACGTGCCGAACTGGTCGACTTCGATCAGGTTGCGGAAACCGAACGAACTGCCGTTTTCGGCCTGTGACACGGTGCTGCGGTTGGTGGCGCCTTCCTGAATGACGTCGACCACATTTGGGCCGTCCCCACCTTGACCGACATCGGAATCGTTGCCGGTGCCGATTTGTTCGACAAATATTTCTGCACGTCCCGCAATGATGCTTTTGTCACCATTCTGGTCGACATTCGAGATGTTGCCGCTGCCGTCCTGATCGACTTCGGTATCGTTCTGGGTCGAGCCAGCGGCCTGCGTCACCGTAGATTCGTTCCCGTCGCTGCCGAGTTGATTGACAAGGACCGTGCTGTCCGATCCGTTTTGCGTCACCAAACTGGTGTCGCCGGTCGCTTGCGCAAATCCGGGCGTTGCGGCAGCCAAAGCGATAATGGCCGCACTTGTCGTGAAGGTTGTCTTGATCATTGTAAGCCCCCCCAGGCTTGGATCGACGCGCTGAAACCGCGCCGCGTGCACCGATCGGGGAATGCGACTCCCCAATACCTGACGAAGGAGCCTACCTGCTCGGCAGCTAAGTGACAACACTTGGTAGGTTTTTGTTAAGCATGTCCCGGATCAGGGCGCTTTGCGGGCACTCACCCAGGCGGCGGATCAGATCGGCTCCGCACCCAGTTGCGGGTTGAGCGCGGTGATGTGGTTCAGCCACCTTTTCGGACGGCGCAGCATGTCTTCAGGATACTCGACCCTCAATCCCAGCACCCGCGCCATCTCTCCGACGAAATGGATGCAGTTGCGTTCACTCAAGCTGTAGCGCTTGCCCGGCTCCATAGACCAGCGGCGCACTTCGCGGATGATGGCGTAATATTGCTCATCCGTCAGCGTGATCGAAAAATGGCGGTTGGTGCGGCTGATGTACTTTTCCGGCTCGGCCTCGACCAGATGCTCTACCCAGTCGCGCGTCGCCGCTGCCGTGACCGATCTCGCGGTAAAGCCGTAATTCTCGTTCACGGCCTCGCCCGTTGCATCCACCGTTCCGTCAAGCACGATGAAGGTGTGCGGGTAGCGGCCAAACAGGACCGATCCGTTGAACGAATGGAAGTGGATCTGGACCTCGGCCAGCGCCGCACCGCTCCACGCGAAGGCGAGAAGCGCGAACAGATGGGTGAAGGCGCGGGCAAGGCGTCTGGTCATCGGTGTGACTATGCCGCCTTGGCCCGCGATCTCAAGTCCAAATCAGAGGCTTGCAAGCAGGCTTGCATTGCCGCCTGCCGCTGTCGTGTCGATGCAGGTCACGCGCTCTGTCGCGAAACGTGCGAGATAGTGCGGCCCGCCCGCCTTGGGACCGGTGCCCGACAGCCCCTCGCCGCCGAACGGCTGGCTTTCGACGATCGCGCCGATCTGGTTGCGGTTGATGTACATGTTGCCGACCCGCGCCCGCTGCTGAACGAAGCGGTGCGTTGCCGCGATGCGCGAGTGCAGGCCGAGGGTGAGGCCATAGCCGGTGGCGTTGATATCCTCGATCACCTGCCCGAGCTCCTCTGCCTTGTAGCGCGCAATGTGAAGGACGGGCCCGAAATTCTCGCGCCTGAGGTCGAGGATCGAATCGAGCTCGATGATCGTGGGCGCAACGAAACACCCCTTTGCCGTGCTGGCGTCCAAGTCCAACCGCCAGACGATGCGATCGTTCTGCTGGCGACGCGCGACGTGGCGTTCGAGCGCTGC includes these proteins:
- the dcd gene encoding dCTP deaminase; this translates as MAILSDKWIREQAQQHGMIEPFVEAQRREGCISYGLSSFGYDARVAPEFKIFTNVDSAVVDPKDFASNSFVDRNQDVCVIPPNSFALARTVEYFRIPEDVLVICLGKSTYARCGIIVNVTPLEPGWEGHVTLEFSNTTPLPAKIYANEGACQFLFLKGNERPEVTYADRAGKYMGQKGVTLPRL
- a CDS encoding flavodoxin reductase translates to MSHTLSLQAIRPLTHNVQELTFDRPDGYEFTPGQATDFALDRDGWREEKRPFTFTSLPDAEHLQFTIKSYPSHDGVTEQIGMMKAGDGVIIEDPWGAIEDKGPGTIIAGGAGLTPMLSILRARQASHGDLDGYRLIFSNSREKDIILREELERMPGLALDLLLSEEDTQGTHHGQIDADYLDGAGLDFSETFYLCGPPPMEEDVSTLLAARGVSEDRLVREH